TTGGTTGATCATCTCCTTGCCCACAAAGGGGCTGCCGTGTTGGGGAACCAGCATTTCAACATCCATGTCCCGCACCATGTCGGCCCATAATTTGGCGGCTTTTTTTGAACACATATAACGTTGATGAAACCCCTTCATGGTTGCAATATGCGCCTGAAAATCACTGACGGGATGTTTTGCCATTTCCTCGGACACCATAGAGGCGCCCATATCGCCAGAAAATAAGATTTTACTGACGGGGTCGAAAAACTGGAAGTTACCCACAGAATGGAGAAAATGCGCGGGGATGCAATAGATGAAACTATCACCAAAGGGAATTTTTTCACCGCCATCGGGTAGATGAATCATGCGGCTGGTCAGATCGCGGTCCAATTTTTGAGTGACAAAATTTGAGGCAAGATGCGGCAGGAACCTACTCCAAAGTTTGCTACATACGATGGTAGCATTACTGTGCATAAGCCAGCGGGGCAACGAAGCAATGATGTCAGGATCTTGGTGGGAGGCAAAAACATAGTCAAGATCTTCAATTTTCACTCTTCCGCTTAGGGCTATCGTTAGAGGGGTATAGGTAAGATCTCCTCCTGGGTCGATGAGGGCGGCGTGTTTGTCATTAATAATGAGAAACTGGTTGGCCTGAACACCATCGCCGTGGACAAGGTTGCTGAACACCACACACTGGTGGCCGTCGCGATCGTATAGTACTTGTGCTTTATCGTTATTCATTACTTATTACTCATCCAATTTTATGCGCACAAGTTATCGGATTCCAAAAGTAAGTTGTTGATTTAAATCAATGACGCATAAAGTGTATGGTTAATCCTGTAGCCTGTTTCAATGAAAAAAAAGACAAAAAAAAGACGCCAGATTAAATCTAACGCCTTTTGTGAGCGGTAGCGTGGGTTATTTTTTCTTCATGGCGGCGGTCAGTAGTGCTGCCATGGTGCCGTTGGCTTGTGCCGGTTTCTTGTCGCCAAAGCTGCGCTGATTAGTGCCGCGGCCGCTGTCTTTGTTGGCACGTCGCTCGCCACCGCCACGTTTGTTATCCGCGGCCTCACTGGCGTTGTCACTTAGTCGCATTGAAAGACCTATACGCTTACGCGGGGCATCGACTTCCATCACCTTAACCTTGACTATATCCCCTGCTTTTACCACTTCACGGGGGTCGCTGACATAGCTATTGGACAGCGCAGAGATATGCACAAGGCCGTCTTGGTGTACGCCGATATCGACAAAGGCGCCAAAGTTGGTGACGTTGGTGACGGTTCCTTCAAGAATCATATCAGGTTGCAGGTCAGCAATTTTTTCGACCCCATCTTTGAATTCGGCGGTTTTGAACTCAGGACGAGGGTCGCGGCCAGGCTTGTCGAGTTCGCTGATAATATCGGTGACGGTAGGTAGGCCGACTGTATCAGAGGTGTAGTCTGCTGGCTTTAAGTCTCGCAGAGTGCGGCTGTCCCCTAACAGCGATTCTATTTTCCGCCCGCTTTTATCGACAATGCGTTTTACTACATCATAGGACTCGGGGTGCACTGCCGAGCTGTCAAGGGGGTTGTCACCACCGGCGATGCGGAGAAAACCCGCCGCCTGTTCGAAGGTTTTGGCGCCAAATCGGGTGACCTCTTTGAGTTGTTTGCGGTTGCTAAAAGCGCCGTTGGCATCGCGAAAGGCGACAATATTACTGGCCAGCGTTTTGTTTAAGCCTGATACACGAGTGAGCAGAGCGCTGGATGCCGTATTGACATCAACCCCGACAGCATTAACACAGTCTTCTACCACGGTATCTAGTTGACGGGCCAACGAAGACTGACTGACATCGTGCTGATACTGGCCGACACCAATAGATTTAGGGTCAATTTTGACCAGCTCTGCCAATGGATCCTGTAAGCGGTGCGCAATGGATACGGCACCACGAATGGTGACGTCAAGGTCGGGGTATTCCTGTGAGGCAAACTCTGAGGCGGAATAAATAGAGGCGCCAGCCTCGTTGACAATGACGCTTTTCAAACCCAGTGCCGGTTTGGCTTTAATAATGTCTTTGACAAAACGCTCGGTCTCGCGCGAGGCGGTACCGTTACCGATGGCGATTAGCTCGACATTATATTTTTCGGCGAGGGCAACAACTGTTTTGGCTGAATTAATAATATCGTTGCGGGGAGGCGTTGGATAGATGGCACAGTGATCTAATACCTTGCCTTGCCCGTCGACAACGGCGACTTTAACCCCGGTACGCATACCGGGGTCGAGACCAATAGTGGCTTTTTGTCCGGCTGGCGCGGCGAGTAACAGATCTTTCAGGTTGGAGGCAAAGACGGCAATGGCGCCCTCTTCAGCTTTCTCGCGCAGCTGACCCATAAGGTCTGTTTCTAGGTGGGTAAGCAGCTTGATGCGCCAGGTCCACTTGATGACCTCCCTTAGCCAGCGGTCAGCAGGGCGGCCTTGGTCGACAATGTTAACGTGTTCGCTGAGCATGG
The sequence above is drawn from the Sinobacterium norvegicum genome and encodes:
- a CDS encoding Tex family protein, with amino-acid sequence MINIAHKIAAELNVNNAQVEAAVTLLDEGATVPFIARYRKEVTGGLDDSQMRNLEERLRYLRELEDRRASIIGSIEEQGKMSPELLQSITIADTKNRLEDLYLPYKQKRRTKGQIAIEAGLEPLAESLYQDPSQSPEMLALDFIDADKGVADLKAALDGAKYILMERFAEDADLLAKLRTFLLQEANISSRVLAGKEQEAAKFSDYFEHDEALKSTPSHRALALFRGRNEGFLALSLVVGDPDDKLAAHPCEAMLSEHVNIVDQGRPADRWLREVIKWTWRIKLLTHLETDLMGQLREKAEEGAIAVFASNLKDLLLAAPAGQKATIGLDPGMRTGVKVAVVDGQGKVLDHCAIYPTPPRNDIINSAKTVVALAEKYNVELIAIGNGTASRETERFVKDIIKAKPALGLKSVIVNEAGASIYSASEFASQEYPDLDVTIRGAVSIAHRLQDPLAELVKIDPKSIGVGQYQHDVSQSSLARQLDTVVEDCVNAVGVDVNTASSALLTRVSGLNKTLASNIVAFRDANGAFSNRKQLKEVTRFGAKTFEQAAGFLRIAGGDNPLDSSAVHPESYDVVKRIVDKSGRKIESLLGDSRTLRDLKPADYTSDTVGLPTVTDIISELDKPGRDPRPEFKTAEFKDGVEKIADLQPDMILEGTVTNVTNFGAFVDIGVHQDGLVHISALSNSYVSDPREVVKAGDIVKVKVMEVDAPRKRIGLSMRLSDNASEAADNKRGGGERRANKDSGRGTNQRSFGDKKPAQANGTMAALLTAAMKKK
- a CDS encoding MBL fold metallo-hydrolase, which translates into the protein MNNDKAQVLYDRDGHQCVVFSNLVHGDGVQANQFLIINDKHAALIDPGGDLTYTPLTIALSGRVKIEDLDYVFASHQDPDIIASLPRWLMHSNATIVCSKLWSRFLPHLASNFVTQKLDRDLTSRMIHLPDGGEKIPFGDSFIYCIPAHFLHSVGNFQFFDPVSKILFSGDMGASMVSEEMAKHPVSDFQAHIATMKGFHQRYMCSKKAAKLWADMVRDMDVEMLVPQHGSPFVGKEMINQFLDWISELDCGIDLLTHRDYSVPY